The Amblyomma americanum isolate KBUSLIRL-KWMA chromosome 6, ASM5285725v1, whole genome shotgun sequence genome has a window encoding:
- the LOC144095264 gene encoding uncharacterized protein LOC144095264 gives MVIMASLCFVFVSISVVGAVLIFLNLPDRAGDSSTEGVSHEDIVSAIPPAAVVIRMREPPASTESPKTIPPLSKATLEISSVPAPSGGGPSSAKSASASTSMRVTTPTAVTTTRPAQTTTTGPLPPAQVFCSLGENFDDERAIATGYCDYVVYPDLTVAGADDITSMYGSHSWDAFQEAFSKRQPTMAGVSLTSLHATHPGSVVARLPALIPQLRQLVNALDLRAVGVLDFPRHGGRNTASLGPAYQIMDEVLRGKQNKSIFLGVLLTSSQQAQLFASELSGLGMITTIILETHVSRPLTLGGKCVSQLISLNSPSNVTSLPNLATAEFALAQLRSLRKPLRLLFSSTLGAMMYVGGSGAGPITGANQSCEQALMVDIDYACNYTGPQQHWGYDAEHMAPYHYYTSNNYARFYTYENQTSLDAKGGLEINFEYFCTRRGIASTVVTVLSITLFLVLNIASDVTGVYLWLRYLSFTYSLMGVFQSAHSFLSSVDSSTTVFSVLYYGVGSVFFLAGGIGVLTKGYAGVASLVIGSFAVVLGVIMCIFTICGSKM, from the exons ATGGTGATCATGGCCAGTCTGTGTTTCGTCTTCGTGTCCATCTCTGTAGTGGGGGCAGTCCTAATATTCCTAAATC TTCCAGATCGAGCAGGCGATTCAAGCACGGAAG GTGTCTCCCACGAGGACATCGTCTCCGCCATACCACCAGCTGCAGTTGTGATACGTATGCGGGAGCCGCCGGCGAGCACCGAATCACCAAAGACAATCCCACCGCTGTCGAAGGCCACTCTGGAGATCTCCAGTGTTCCCGCGCCCAGTGGTGGAGGTCCATCAAGCGCAAAGAGTGCATCCGCTAGCACGAGCATGCGTGTGACGACACCAACGGCTGTGACGA CTACCAGACCTGCGCAGACTACCACAACGGGGCCACTCCCACCGGCCCAGGTCTTCTGCTCGCTCGGCGAGAACTTTGACGACGAGCGGGCCATTGCGACGGGGTACTGCGACTACGTCGTCTACCCCGACTTAACTGTGGCGGGAGCGGACGACATCACCTCCATGTACGGCAGCCACAGCTGGGACGCGTTCCAGGAG GCATTCAGCAAGCGTCAGCCCACGATGGCCGGCGTAAGCCTGACTTCGCTGCACGCGACCCATCCAGGAAGCGTGGTGGCCCGGCTTCCCGCTCTGATACCGCAGCTGAGGCAGCTGGTGAACGCGCTGGATCTGCGAGCCGTCGGCGTGCTTGACTTTCCACGCCACGGAGGGCGCAACACGGCTTCGCTCGGTCCGGCATACCAG aTTATGGACGAAGTGCTGAGAGGCAAACAgaacaaaagcatatttttgGGAGTGTTGTTGACGTCATCTCAGCAAGCTCAACTGTTCGCCAGTGAATTGTCCGGCCTTGG TATGATCACAACCATAATATTGGAGACCCACGTCAGCAGACCGCTAACGCTGGGAGGCAAATGTGTCAGCCAGCTTATCAGCCTAAACTCACCTTCAAACGTCACCTCCCTCCCTAATCTG GCAACCGCGGAATTCGCCCTGGCACAGCTGAGGTCGCTGAGGAAGCCGTTACGGCTGCTGTTCTCGTCCACGCTGGGCGCCATGATGTACGTGGGCGGAAGTGGGGCTGGGCCAATCACAGGCGCCAACCAATCTTGCGAGCAGGCGCTCATGGTCGACATCGACTACGCCTGCAACTACACGGGACCGCAGCAGCACTGGGGCTACGACGCGGAACATATGGCGCCGTACCACTACTACACCTCAAACAACTACGCCCGCTTCTACACCTACGAAAACCAGACCAGCCTCGACGCGAAG GGTGGCCTTGAAATCAATTTTGAATACTTCTGCACAAGAAGAGGCATAGCTTCTACTGTTGTCACG GTGTTATCGATAACGCTGTTCCTGGTGCTGAACATCGCGAGCGACGTGACGGGCGTCTACCTGTGGCTGCGCTACCTAAGCTTCACCTACTCCCTGATGGGCGTCTTTCAGTCGGCGCACAGCTTCCTCTCGTCGGTCGACAGCTCCACCACGGTGTTT TCGGTGCTGTACTACGGCGTGGGTTCCGTCTTTTTCCTGGCCGGAGGCATCGGTGTCCTCACGAAGGGCTACGCGGGCGTGGCCAGCCTCGTGATCGGG AGTTTTGCCGTCGTCCTGGGAGTGATTATGTGCATATTCACAATCTGTGGATCCAAGATGTAA
- the LOC144093482 gene encoding cytochrome P450 3A24-like isoform X3 codes for MTGLLEWLLLAGTAFFVLYLYAGRNRNYWKSQNVIHEPFSLLFGPASGFLFKPVHAVDQKRYAKMGRVFGYFEGDKPALMVGEPDLVKLVLVKDFPALCNRRLIDFFDPILDNMMSTAPVELWRKIRPSTSPAFSTGKLRRMNSLIQECAMVTSDHLKKAAEQMKNMDMKEFYGHYALDVIASCAFGTKLDSYTDAANQFVTTAKKAFSGGISLAVVIFVLCPGLGKMLKVKLLKPEPFHYFKEVCVAIIQERKRKRIRREDFLQLMMDAQEGNLADGAETAPGNESAEIFNLESEVKNDATFVARAALSEDEALAQCVLFFLAGHDGTSSVLACAARLLALNPEAQATLRAEADECFATHGRDPSLDAISRLPYLHCVVSETLRLYPPAPRIDRTAHVDYVLGGTGIIVPKGSIVAVPVYAMHHDPEFFPDPEKFIPERFSDDNASSIRPYSYLPFGAGPRNCVGMRLALQTVKLALLHSVHSVEFVATQRTKAPLEFVKGIGILKAKDVTVGVRRRPDL; via the exons ATGACTGGATTGCTTGAATGGCTGCTGCTGGCAGGAACGGCCTTCTTTGTTCTGTACTT GTACGCGGGGAGGAACAGAAACTATTGGAAAAGTCAGAATGTGATTCATGAACCATTTTCCTTGCTCTTCGGTCCAGCCTCCGGCTTTTTATTCAAG CCTGTGCATGCTGTCGATCAAAAACGCTACGCAAAGATGGGCAGAGTTTTTGG GTATTTCGAAGGAGACAAGCCGGCGTTGATGGTTGGTGAGCCGGACCTGGTGAAGCTCGTGCTCGTGAAGGACTTTCCAGCGCTTTGCAACAGACGG TTGATTGATTTTTTCGACCCTATTTTGGACAACATGATGAGCACTGCTCCGGTGGAACTTTGGAGAAAGATCAGGCCCTCAACAAGTCCCGCATTTTCTACAGGAAAGCTCCGCAGG ATGAACAGCTTAATCCAGGAATGCGCCATGGTCACATCAGATCATCTCAAGAAAGCAGCTGAACAAATGAAAAACATGGACATGAAGGA GTTTTACGGCCACTACGCATTGGACGTCATCGCGAGCTGTGCGTTCGGCACAAAACTTGACTCGTACACGGACGCTGCCAATCAGTTTGTGACGACAGCGAAGAAAGCATTCTCAGGAGGAATAAGCCTGGCTGTGGTTATCTTCG TTTTATGCCCTGGATTGGGGAAAATGCTCAAGGTGAAGCTCCTTAAGCCTGAGCCATTTCATTACTTCAAGGAAGTTTGTGTGGCAATTatacaagaaagaaaacgaaagcgaATA CGCCGCGAAGACTTCTTGCAACTCATGATGGACGCTCAAGAAGGAAATCTCGCTGACGGCGCTGAAACTGCGCCCGGAAATGAATCCGCGGAAATCTTCAACCTGGAATCAGAAGTTAAGAATGACGCAACGTTTGTCGCCAGAG CAGCCCTGTCTGAAGACGAGGCACTGGCGCAGTGTGTGCTCTTCTTTCTCGCGGGCCACGACGGCACCTCCTCCGTCCTCGCTTGCGCGGCCCGCCTTCTTGCGCTGAACCCAGAAGCCCAGGCCACGCTGCGCGCTGAAGCTGACGAATGTTTTGCGACACAT GGGAGGGATCCGAGCCTTGACGCAATAAGCAGGTTGCCTTACCTACACTGCGTTGTGTCAGAGACCTTGAGACTGTATCCACCTGCTCCTCG gatCGACAGAACCGCTCACGTAGACTATGTCCTCGGTGGCACAGGTATTATAGTGCCCAAAGGCAGCATCGTCGCAGTGCCTGTCTACGCTATGCATCATGACCCGGAGTTTTTTCCCGATCCAGAAAAATTTATACCCGAAAG GTTCAGTGATGACAATGCCAGTTCCATACGTCCTTATTCGTACCTGCCTTTCGGTGCTGGGCCTCGAAACTGCGTCGGCATGCGCTTGGCTCTGCAGACTGTTAAGCTAGCTCTCCTGCACTCCGTACACAGTGTGGAGTTTGTGGCAACGCAGAGAACGAAG GCTCCACTCGAGTTCGTTAAGGGCATTGGAATTCTCAAAGCCAAGGATGTCACCGTTGGCGTGAGAAGGAGACCAGATCTTTGA
- the LOC144093482 gene encoding cytochrome P450 3A24-like isoform X4, whose protein sequence is MTGLLEWLLLAGTAFFVLYLYAGRNRNYWKSQNVIHEPFSLLFGPASGFLFKPVHAVDQKRYAKMGRVFGYFEGDKPALMVGEPDLVKLVLVKDFPALCNRRLIDFFDPILDNMMSTAPVELWRKIRPSTSPAFSTGKLRRMNSLIQECAMVTSDHLKKAAEQMKNMDMKEFYGHYALDVIASCAFGTKLDSYTDAANQFVTTAKKAFSGGISLAVVIFVLCPGLGKMLKVKLLKPEPFHYFKEVCVAIIQERKRKRIRREDFLQLMMDAQEGNLADGAETAPGNESAEIFNLESEVKNDATFVARALSEDEALAQCVLFFLAGHDGTSSVLACAARLLALNPEAQATLRAEADECFATHGRDPSLDAISRLPYLHCVVSETLRLYPPAPRIDRTAHVDYVLGGTGIIVPKGSIVAVPVYAMHHDPEFFPDPEKFIPERFSDDNASSIRPYSYLPFGAGPRNCVGMRLALQTVKLALLHSVHSVEFVATQRTKAPLEFVKGIGILKAKDVTVGVRRRPDL, encoded by the exons ATGACTGGATTGCTTGAATGGCTGCTGCTGGCAGGAACGGCCTTCTTTGTTCTGTACTT GTACGCGGGGAGGAACAGAAACTATTGGAAAAGTCAGAATGTGATTCATGAACCATTTTCCTTGCTCTTCGGTCCAGCCTCCGGCTTTTTATTCAAG CCTGTGCATGCTGTCGATCAAAAACGCTACGCAAAGATGGGCAGAGTTTTTGG GTATTTCGAAGGAGACAAGCCGGCGTTGATGGTTGGTGAGCCGGACCTGGTGAAGCTCGTGCTCGTGAAGGACTTTCCAGCGCTTTGCAACAGACGG TTGATTGATTTTTTCGACCCTATTTTGGACAACATGATGAGCACTGCTCCGGTGGAACTTTGGAGAAAGATCAGGCCCTCAACAAGTCCCGCATTTTCTACAGGAAAGCTCCGCAGG ATGAACAGCTTAATCCAGGAATGCGCCATGGTCACATCAGATCATCTCAAGAAAGCAGCTGAACAAATGAAAAACATGGACATGAAGGA GTTTTACGGCCACTACGCATTGGACGTCATCGCGAGCTGTGCGTTCGGCACAAAACTTGACTCGTACACGGACGCTGCCAATCAGTTTGTGACGACAGCGAAGAAAGCATTCTCAGGAGGAATAAGCCTGGCTGTGGTTATCTTCG TTTTATGCCCTGGATTGGGGAAAATGCTCAAGGTGAAGCTCCTTAAGCCTGAGCCATTTCATTACTTCAAGGAAGTTTGTGTGGCAATTatacaagaaagaaaacgaaagcgaATA CGCCGCGAAGACTTCTTGCAACTCATGATGGACGCTCAAGAAGGAAATCTCGCTGACGGCGCTGAAACTGCGCCCGGAAATGAATCCGCGGAAATCTTCAACCTGGAATCAGAAGTTAAGAATGACGCAACGTTTGTCGCCAGAG CCCTGTCTGAAGACGAGGCACTGGCGCAGTGTGTGCTCTTCTTTCTCGCGGGCCACGACGGCACCTCCTCCGTCCTCGCTTGCGCGGCCCGCCTTCTTGCGCTGAACCCAGAAGCCCAGGCCACGCTGCGCGCTGAAGCTGACGAATGTTTTGCGACACAT GGGAGGGATCCGAGCCTTGACGCAATAAGCAGGTTGCCTTACCTACACTGCGTTGTGTCAGAGACCTTGAGACTGTATCCACCTGCTCCTCG gatCGACAGAACCGCTCACGTAGACTATGTCCTCGGTGGCACAGGTATTATAGTGCCCAAAGGCAGCATCGTCGCAGTGCCTGTCTACGCTATGCATCATGACCCGGAGTTTTTTCCCGATCCAGAAAAATTTATACCCGAAAG GTTCAGTGATGACAATGCCAGTTCCATACGTCCTTATTCGTACCTGCCTTTCGGTGCTGGGCCTCGAAACTGCGTCGGCATGCGCTTGGCTCTGCAGACTGTTAAGCTAGCTCTCCTGCACTCCGTACACAGTGTGGAGTTTGTGGCAACGCAGAGAACGAAG GCTCCACTCGAGTTCGTTAAGGGCATTGGAATTCTCAAAGCCAAGGATGTCACCGTTGGCGTGAGAAGGAGACCAGATCTTTGA
- the LOC144093482 gene encoding cytochrome P450 3A24-like isoform X1 has translation MTGLLEWLLLAGTAFFVLYLYAGRNRNYWKSQNVIHEPFSLLFGPASGFLFKPVHAVDQKRYAKMGRVFGYFEGDKPALMVGEPDLVKLVLVKDFPALCNRRLIDFFDPILDNMMSTAPVELWRKIRPSTSPAFSTGKLRRMNSLIQECAMVTSDHLKKAAEQMKNMDMKEFYGHYALDVIASCAFGTKLDSYTDAANQFVTTAKKAFSGGISLAVVIFVLCPGLGKMLKVKLLKPEPFHYFKEVCVAIIQERKRKRIRREDFLQLMMDAQEGNLADGAETAPGNESAEIFNLESEVKNDATFVARAALSEDEALAQCVLFFLAGHDGTSSVLACAARLLALNPEAQATLRAEADECFATHGRDPSLDAISRLPYLHCVVSETLRLYPPAPRIDRTAHVDYVLGGTGIIVPKGSIVAVPVYAMHHDPEFFPDPEKFIPERFSDDNASSIRPYSYLPFGAGPRNCVGMRLALQTVKLALLHSVHSVEFVATQRTKASMKFRAACRYQSGKECFTSDLRLFYLARILRDYGSYSWYCTVMHHVQNNLLLNKAVTGCS, from the exons ATGACTGGATTGCTTGAATGGCTGCTGCTGGCAGGAACGGCCTTCTTTGTTCTGTACTT GTACGCGGGGAGGAACAGAAACTATTGGAAAAGTCAGAATGTGATTCATGAACCATTTTCCTTGCTCTTCGGTCCAGCCTCCGGCTTTTTATTCAAG CCTGTGCATGCTGTCGATCAAAAACGCTACGCAAAGATGGGCAGAGTTTTTGG GTATTTCGAAGGAGACAAGCCGGCGTTGATGGTTGGTGAGCCGGACCTGGTGAAGCTCGTGCTCGTGAAGGACTTTCCAGCGCTTTGCAACAGACGG TTGATTGATTTTTTCGACCCTATTTTGGACAACATGATGAGCACTGCTCCGGTGGAACTTTGGAGAAAGATCAGGCCCTCAACAAGTCCCGCATTTTCTACAGGAAAGCTCCGCAGG ATGAACAGCTTAATCCAGGAATGCGCCATGGTCACATCAGATCATCTCAAGAAAGCAGCTGAACAAATGAAAAACATGGACATGAAGGA GTTTTACGGCCACTACGCATTGGACGTCATCGCGAGCTGTGCGTTCGGCACAAAACTTGACTCGTACACGGACGCTGCCAATCAGTTTGTGACGACAGCGAAGAAAGCATTCTCAGGAGGAATAAGCCTGGCTGTGGTTATCTTCG TTTTATGCCCTGGATTGGGGAAAATGCTCAAGGTGAAGCTCCTTAAGCCTGAGCCATTTCATTACTTCAAGGAAGTTTGTGTGGCAATTatacaagaaagaaaacgaaagcgaATA CGCCGCGAAGACTTCTTGCAACTCATGATGGACGCTCAAGAAGGAAATCTCGCTGACGGCGCTGAAACTGCGCCCGGAAATGAATCCGCGGAAATCTTCAACCTGGAATCAGAAGTTAAGAATGACGCAACGTTTGTCGCCAGAG CAGCCCTGTCTGAAGACGAGGCACTGGCGCAGTGTGTGCTCTTCTTTCTCGCGGGCCACGACGGCACCTCCTCCGTCCTCGCTTGCGCGGCCCGCCTTCTTGCGCTGAACCCAGAAGCCCAGGCCACGCTGCGCGCTGAAGCTGACGAATGTTTTGCGACACAT GGGAGGGATCCGAGCCTTGACGCAATAAGCAGGTTGCCTTACCTACACTGCGTTGTGTCAGAGACCTTGAGACTGTATCCACCTGCTCCTCG gatCGACAGAACCGCTCACGTAGACTATGTCCTCGGTGGCACAGGTATTATAGTGCCCAAAGGCAGCATCGTCGCAGTGCCTGTCTACGCTATGCATCATGACCCGGAGTTTTTTCCCGATCCAGAAAAATTTATACCCGAAAG GTTCAGTGATGACAATGCCAGTTCCATACGTCCTTATTCGTACCTGCCTTTCGGTGCTGGGCCTCGAAACTGCGTCGGCATGCGCTTGGCTCTGCAGACTGTTAAGCTAGCTCTCCTGCACTCCGTACACAGTGTGGAGTTTGTGGCAACGCAGAGAACGAAGGCGAGTATGAAATTTCGTGCAGCGTGTAGATATCAAAGTGGTAAGGAGTGTTTTACATCCGATCTGCGACTATTCTACCTCGCTAGAATTCTGCGCGATTATGGAAGCTACAGCTGGTATTGCACGGTCATGCACCACGTGCAAAATAACCTTTTATTAAACAAAGCGGTGACGGGATGTAGTTAA
- the LOC144093482 gene encoding cytochrome P450 3A24-like isoform X5, whose protein sequence is MTGLLEWLLLAGTAFFVLYLYAGRNRNYWKSQNVIHEPFSLLFGPASGFLFKPVHAVDQKRYAKMGRVFGYFEGDKPALMVGEPDLVKLVLVKDFPALCNRRLIDFFDPILDNMMSTAPVELWRKIRPSTSPAFSTGKLRRMNSLIQECAMVTSDHLKKAAEQMKNMDMKEFYGHYALDVIASCAFGTKLDSYTDAANQFVTTAKKAFSGGISLAVVIFVLCPGLGKMLKVKLLKPEPFHYFKEVCVAIIQERKRKRIRREDFLQLMMDAQEGNLADGAETAPGNESAEIFNLESEVKNDATFVARAALSEDEALAQCVLFFLAGHDGTSSVLACAARLLALNPEAQATLRAEADECFATHGRDPSLDAISRLPYLHCVVSETLRLYPPAPRIDRTAHVDYVLGGTGIIVPKGSIVAVPVYAMHHDPEFFPDPEKFIPERLHSSSLRALEFSKPRMSPLA, encoded by the exons ATGACTGGATTGCTTGAATGGCTGCTGCTGGCAGGAACGGCCTTCTTTGTTCTGTACTT GTACGCGGGGAGGAACAGAAACTATTGGAAAAGTCAGAATGTGATTCATGAACCATTTTCCTTGCTCTTCGGTCCAGCCTCCGGCTTTTTATTCAAG CCTGTGCATGCTGTCGATCAAAAACGCTACGCAAAGATGGGCAGAGTTTTTGG GTATTTCGAAGGAGACAAGCCGGCGTTGATGGTTGGTGAGCCGGACCTGGTGAAGCTCGTGCTCGTGAAGGACTTTCCAGCGCTTTGCAACAGACGG TTGATTGATTTTTTCGACCCTATTTTGGACAACATGATGAGCACTGCTCCGGTGGAACTTTGGAGAAAGATCAGGCCCTCAACAAGTCCCGCATTTTCTACAGGAAAGCTCCGCAGG ATGAACAGCTTAATCCAGGAATGCGCCATGGTCACATCAGATCATCTCAAGAAAGCAGCTGAACAAATGAAAAACATGGACATGAAGGA GTTTTACGGCCACTACGCATTGGACGTCATCGCGAGCTGTGCGTTCGGCACAAAACTTGACTCGTACACGGACGCTGCCAATCAGTTTGTGACGACAGCGAAGAAAGCATTCTCAGGAGGAATAAGCCTGGCTGTGGTTATCTTCG TTTTATGCCCTGGATTGGGGAAAATGCTCAAGGTGAAGCTCCTTAAGCCTGAGCCATTTCATTACTTCAAGGAAGTTTGTGTGGCAATTatacaagaaagaaaacgaaagcgaATA CGCCGCGAAGACTTCTTGCAACTCATGATGGACGCTCAAGAAGGAAATCTCGCTGACGGCGCTGAAACTGCGCCCGGAAATGAATCCGCGGAAATCTTCAACCTGGAATCAGAAGTTAAGAATGACGCAACGTTTGTCGCCAGAG CAGCCCTGTCTGAAGACGAGGCACTGGCGCAGTGTGTGCTCTTCTTTCTCGCGGGCCACGACGGCACCTCCTCCGTCCTCGCTTGCGCGGCCCGCCTTCTTGCGCTGAACCCAGAAGCCCAGGCCACGCTGCGCGCTGAAGCTGACGAATGTTTTGCGACACAT GGGAGGGATCCGAGCCTTGACGCAATAAGCAGGTTGCCTTACCTACACTGCGTTGTGTCAGAGACCTTGAGACTGTATCCACCTGCTCCTCG gatCGACAGAACCGCTCACGTAGACTATGTCCTCGGTGGCACAGGTATTATAGTGCCCAAAGGCAGCATCGTCGCAGTGCCTGTCTACGCTATGCATCATGACCCGGAGTTTTTTCCCGATCCAGAAAAATTTATACCCGAAAG GCTCCACTCGAGTTCGTTAAGGGCATTGGAATTCTCAAAGCCAAGGATGTCACCGTTGGCGTGA
- the LOC144093482 gene encoding cytochrome P450 3A24-like isoform X2, whose amino-acid sequence MTGLLEWLLLAGTAFFVLYLYAGRNRNYWKSQNVIHEPFSLLFGPASGFLFKPVHAVDQKRYAKMGRVFGYFEGDKPALMVGEPDLVKLVLVKDFPALCNRRLIDFFDPILDNMMSTAPVELWRKIRPSTSPAFSTGKLRRMNSLIQECAMVTSDHLKKAAEQMKNMDMKEFYGHYALDVIASCAFGTKLDSYTDAANQFVTTAKKAFSGGISLAVVIFVLCPGLGKMLKVKLLKPEPFHYFKEVCVAIIQERKRKRIRREDFLQLMMDAQEGNLADGAETAPGNESAEIFNLESEVKNDATFVARALSEDEALAQCVLFFLAGHDGTSSVLACAARLLALNPEAQATLRAEADECFATHGRDPSLDAISRLPYLHCVVSETLRLYPPAPRIDRTAHVDYVLGGTGIIVPKGSIVAVPVYAMHHDPEFFPDPEKFIPERFSDDNASSIRPYSYLPFGAGPRNCVGMRLALQTVKLALLHSVHSVEFVATQRTKASMKFRAACRYQSGKECFTSDLRLFYLARILRDYGSYSWYCTVMHHVQNNLLLNKAVTGCS is encoded by the exons ATGACTGGATTGCTTGAATGGCTGCTGCTGGCAGGAACGGCCTTCTTTGTTCTGTACTT GTACGCGGGGAGGAACAGAAACTATTGGAAAAGTCAGAATGTGATTCATGAACCATTTTCCTTGCTCTTCGGTCCAGCCTCCGGCTTTTTATTCAAG CCTGTGCATGCTGTCGATCAAAAACGCTACGCAAAGATGGGCAGAGTTTTTGG GTATTTCGAAGGAGACAAGCCGGCGTTGATGGTTGGTGAGCCGGACCTGGTGAAGCTCGTGCTCGTGAAGGACTTTCCAGCGCTTTGCAACAGACGG TTGATTGATTTTTTCGACCCTATTTTGGACAACATGATGAGCACTGCTCCGGTGGAACTTTGGAGAAAGATCAGGCCCTCAACAAGTCCCGCATTTTCTACAGGAAAGCTCCGCAGG ATGAACAGCTTAATCCAGGAATGCGCCATGGTCACATCAGATCATCTCAAGAAAGCAGCTGAACAAATGAAAAACATGGACATGAAGGA GTTTTACGGCCACTACGCATTGGACGTCATCGCGAGCTGTGCGTTCGGCACAAAACTTGACTCGTACACGGACGCTGCCAATCAGTTTGTGACGACAGCGAAGAAAGCATTCTCAGGAGGAATAAGCCTGGCTGTGGTTATCTTCG TTTTATGCCCTGGATTGGGGAAAATGCTCAAGGTGAAGCTCCTTAAGCCTGAGCCATTTCATTACTTCAAGGAAGTTTGTGTGGCAATTatacaagaaagaaaacgaaagcgaATA CGCCGCGAAGACTTCTTGCAACTCATGATGGACGCTCAAGAAGGAAATCTCGCTGACGGCGCTGAAACTGCGCCCGGAAATGAATCCGCGGAAATCTTCAACCTGGAATCAGAAGTTAAGAATGACGCAACGTTTGTCGCCAGAG CCCTGTCTGAAGACGAGGCACTGGCGCAGTGTGTGCTCTTCTTTCTCGCGGGCCACGACGGCACCTCCTCCGTCCTCGCTTGCGCGGCCCGCCTTCTTGCGCTGAACCCAGAAGCCCAGGCCACGCTGCGCGCTGAAGCTGACGAATGTTTTGCGACACAT GGGAGGGATCCGAGCCTTGACGCAATAAGCAGGTTGCCTTACCTACACTGCGTTGTGTCAGAGACCTTGAGACTGTATCCACCTGCTCCTCG gatCGACAGAACCGCTCACGTAGACTATGTCCTCGGTGGCACAGGTATTATAGTGCCCAAAGGCAGCATCGTCGCAGTGCCTGTCTACGCTATGCATCATGACCCGGAGTTTTTTCCCGATCCAGAAAAATTTATACCCGAAAG GTTCAGTGATGACAATGCCAGTTCCATACGTCCTTATTCGTACCTGCCTTTCGGTGCTGGGCCTCGAAACTGCGTCGGCATGCGCTTGGCTCTGCAGACTGTTAAGCTAGCTCTCCTGCACTCCGTACACAGTGTGGAGTTTGTGGCAACGCAGAGAACGAAGGCGAGTATGAAATTTCGTGCAGCGTGTAGATATCAAAGTGGTAAGGAGTGTTTTACATCCGATCTGCGACTATTCTACCTCGCTAGAATTCTGCGCGATTATGGAAGCTACAGCTGGTATTGCACGGTCATGCACCACGTGCAAAATAACCTTTTATTAAACAAAGCGGTGACGGGATGTAGTTAA